Genomic DNA from Pedosphaera parvula Ellin514:
AGCGAGCCCCCGACAGCGCTATCACCATCTCCTTCGGCCTGTTTAATCCCTGCACCTCCACCCGTTCCTGGTAATGAAGCACTTTTTTAATTTCTCGTTTCATGCCGGAAGTTTGAAGCAACTGTTGGGGTGGTCGTTGCTCACAATCCCTGTGGGAGTGCTGGCAGGTTCAGCGAGTGCTTTCTTCCTTTGGGCTCTGGATCACGTTACTCACATTCGCCAGCAACACGCATGGTTGCTATTTTTATTACCGGTTGGTGGTGTGGCGGTGGGATTGCTTTACCATTGGTTGGGTCGAGAAGCAGAGAAGGGGAGTAATTTAATCATCGATGAGATCCATAAACCGGGCGGAGGCGTTCCGCGACGCATGGCCCCGTTGGTTTTGATTGGGACCCTTATTACTCACTTGTTTGGTGGCTCGGCCGGACGCGAAGGGACAGCGGTACAAATGGGAGGCAGCCTGGCTAGTGGCTTCGGGCGTTTGATTCGAGTGAAGTCCGAGACCATGCGAATTCTTTTGATGTCCGGGGTGGCCGCGGGATTTGGATCGGTCTTTGGCACTCCTTTAACGGGAGCGGTTTTTGCGATGGAAGTGCTGGCTGTTGGAAGGATTCAGTATGATGCACTGGTTCCAACATTGATCGCAAGTGTGGTGGGGGATTACACCTGTTCGGCGTGGGGAATCAAACACGCGATCTATCAAATCAGTTTCATTGAGCCTGAAGCTGCCAGCGCGATTTTTCATGTAGATGCCCTGCTTTTGTTGAAAGCTGTGACTGCCGGAATTGCTTTTGGATTGTGCAGCCTGCTTTTCTCGGAACTCGCTCATTCTCTACAGAAGGCATATAAAAAACTTGTTCCGTTGGCACCATTGCGACCGGTGTTGGGCGGGGTGATGGTGATCGCGCTGGTTTATCTTGTGGGTACGCGTGATTATTTGGGGCTGGGGATTACTTCACCCGACCCAAAAGCGGTCACAATACTGTCGGCATTCCATCCAGATGGCGCACACGTCCTGAGTTGGTGGTGGAAAATAGTGTTTACGATCGTGACCATATCCAGCGGGTTTAAAGGTGGCGAAGTGACGCCGCTTTTCTTTATTGGGGCAACCTTGGGAAATGCCTTGTCGGGACTGCTGCACGCTCCAGTCGATTTATTTGCAGGTTTGGGGTTTATTGGCGTATTCGCAGGAGCAACGAATACACCGCTGGCTTGCACGATCATGGGTATTGAACTTTTCGGTGCGCACTACACGGTATATTTTGCCGCGGCTTGTTTCATCGCATATTTTTTCAGCGGCCACGCCGGAATTTACTCTGCGCAACGAGTTGCCGTGCCGAAAAAACAGGTGGATAATGGAGTTGAAAGTGACGTCAGCGCATAGCTGGATTTAGCTTGCAGATAAGCTTTGCCAACAACAGTGTAAGTCCGACGGGCATCGAGAATCTCAAGTGCAGCCACAATGATGATATGAATACATGGAGATACACCCAAAATGGTCAGAGGCTCGGCCCGGTCGGCGAAGAAGAATTGAAAGCCTTGTTGAAAAGCGGGGTTCTATCGCGCGATACGCCGGTCTCGAAGGAAGGAACAGATTATTGGGCTCCGGCCAATCTTTTTCCTGAACTGATGGAAGGCGCGACCGCGAGCACAACTCCGCCACCGCTGGGCAGCGGCATCCCTCCCTTGACCTCGCCACCGTCCATTCAGCCGGGCGCAGCAATTTCAGAGACAGAGGACATAAGTCACAATAAAATCTTTGCCGTATTGGCATACATCGGCCTGCTTTTCCTGGTTCCATTGCTGGCTGCACCGCAATCCAGATTTGCGCGGTATCACACTAATCAGGGCATTGTGCTTTTTCTCGCACATATCATCGGTATCGCCGCTGCGGGCATCAGCTTCCTCATTCCATTTGTGGGGTGCATTGGCATGTTGGCGATGGTGGCGGTCAACGTCGGATTTGTCGTATTGATGGTAATGGGAATTGTGAATGCAGCTTCTGGAGTTTACAAACCTCTTCCCTTGATTGGACATTATAAAATCCTTGAGTAACAGAAGAGGAGATCAGCTTGTTTGTGGAGGGAGCTTGGGGATGGACAGCTTTGGAGCCCAAGGCGGCACTTGGCGCAAAACCGGAACCGACGGCGATTTGGCTGCGATATCGCGTGCTGGCATTTGTAATGTTGCCTGGTTCGCGATACTATTGCTTCATTCATGATTTGTGAGCAGATGAGGATGACGTGAGTGGCAACCCAACAACTCCCTGGACAATCGAAGGGGCTTTTCCTGAGAAGCCTTTCGGTCAGGACTATGGTTATGTGCTGAAAGGCAAACTGATTGGCTGCACACGAGAGGAATTAATCGCCCGTTGTTCAAGCGCAGACCTGCCATATATCCAACTCGTGTGGCATCCGGAGTCTGCGAGAGTTGTTCCTTTGACGCATGTTGAATTCCTGTACGCAGCGTTCCAGGAGAGGAACAAAAAGATTTTAAAAGGAAACTTATTGATCGGTTTGGTCGGTTGCATTGTTTTTGGAATACTTTTCGCATTTGGCGGCAATAAGATATGGTTCGGCATCATTTTGGTTTTCATGGGGGTGCTGCCGGTCGCCCAAAATATTCGTGGCTTGCGAGTCTTGAAACACTCCAAATGGAGTCCGCCTGAGGAAAATGAGAATGTGGAACGATACGTGGCCTGGGTCGATTCGAGAAAGATATTGTATACATGGATTATTTTGGCGCTCCTCATCTGTATCATGGCTGTCGAAATGGTCGTTGGAATCGAGAATGCCATTCGAGCTGCCGATTTGAATAAACACGCTGTCTGGCGTGGGGAATGGTGGAGGTTGTTTACAGGACCACTCCTACATGGCGGCATTCCTCACATTGTCTTCAATGGCATGGCCCTGGTCGGATTGGGACGGCTCATGGAAGTTTTGGCTACGCGATATCATCTGGCCGTGGTGCTCCTATTCTCGGCCTTGACCGGAAGTATCTTCAGCCTGTTTCTGATTCCCAATACCCCTTCAGTTGGGGCATCGGGAGGATTGATGGGGTTGATTGGTT
This window encodes:
- a CDS encoding GYF domain-containing protein, whose amino-acid sequence is MNTWRYTQNGQRLGPVGEEELKALLKSGVLSRDTPVSKEGTDYWAPANLFPELMEGATASTTPPPLGSGIPPLTSPPSIQPGAAISETEDISHNKIFAVLAYIGLLFLVPLLAAPQSRFARYHTNQGIVLFLAHIIGIAAAGISFLIPFVGCIGMLAMVAVNVGFVVLMVMGIVNAASGVYKPLPLIGHYKILE
- a CDS encoding rhomboid family intramembrane serine protease codes for the protein MSGNPTTPWTIEGAFPEKPFGQDYGYVLKGKLIGCTREELIARCSSADLPYIQLVWHPESARVVPLTHVEFLYAAFQERNKKILKGNLLIGLVGCIVFGILFAFGGNKIWFGIILVFMGVLPVAQNIRGLRVLKHSKWSPPEENENVERYVAWVDSRKILYTWIILALLICIMAVEMVVGIENAIRAADLNKHAVWRGEWWRLFTGPLLHGGIPHIVFNGMALVGLGRLMEVLATRYHLAVVLLFSALTGSIFSLFLIPNTPSVGASGGLMGLIGFLTVLGLRRKAALPAGFVKSIFINIAIIATIGILGYSIIDNAGHLGGFLGGITMGLLLVDQRNQTLPLKSGTGLRIAGVSSLVMILALGCFTLIKIIR
- a CDS encoding voltage-gated chloride channel family protein; this encodes MKHFFNFSFHAGSLKQLLGWSLLTIPVGVLAGSASAFFLWALDHVTHIRQQHAWLLFLLPVGGVAVGLLYHWLGREAEKGSNLIIDEIHKPGGGVPRRMAPLVLIGTLITHLFGGSAGREGTAVQMGGSLASGFGRLIRVKSETMRILLMSGVAAGFGSVFGTPLTGAVFAMEVLAVGRIQYDALVPTLIASVVGDYTCSAWGIKHAIYQISFIEPEAASAIFHVDALLLLKAVTAGIAFGLCSLLFSELAHSLQKAYKKLVPLAPLRPVLGGVMVIALVYLVGTRDYLGLGITSPDPKAVTILSAFHPDGAHVLSWWWKIVFTIVTISSGFKGGEVTPLFFIGATLGNALSGLLHAPVDLFAGLGFIGVFAGATNTPLACTIMGIELFGAHYTVYFAAACFIAYFFSGHAGIYSAQRVAVPKKQVDNGVESDVSA